One genomic segment of Oncorhynchus kisutch isolate 150728-3 linkage group LG15, Okis_V2, whole genome shotgun sequence includes these proteins:
- the LOC109905504 gene encoding 14-3-3 protein epsilon-like isoform X2 — MGDRDELVYQAKLAEQAERYDEMVESMKRVAGLDVELTVEERNLLSVAYKNVIGARRASWRIISSIEQREENKGGEDKLKMIREYRQTVENELKSICNDILDVLDKHLIPAANTGESKVFYYKMKGDYHRYLAEFATGNDRKEAAENSLVAYKAASDIAMIELPPTHPIRLGLALNFSVFYYEILNSPDRACRLAKAAFDDAIAELDTLSEESYKDSTLIMQLLRDNLTLWTSDMQGDGEEQQNKEALQDVEDEPQ, encoded by the exons AAATGGTGGAGTCCATGAAAAGAGTGGCCGGGTTGGATGTGGAACTAACAGTCGAGGAGCGAAACCTACTATCAGTGGCCTACAAAAATGTCATTGGGGCGAGGAGAGCATCATGGAGGATAATCAGCAGTATTGAACAAAGGGAAGAAAACAAGGGTGGAGAAGACAAATTGAAAATGATCCGGGAATACAGGCAAACA GTTGAGAACGAGCTGAAGTCAATCTGTAATGACATTTTGGATGTGCTGGACAAGCACCTTATTCCAGCTGCCAACACGGGAGAGTCCAAGGTCTTCTACTACAAAAT GAAAGGCGATTACCACAGGTATCTGGCTGAGTTTGCCACCGGGAACGACAGGAAGGAGGCTGCCGAGAACAGTTTGGTCGCCTACAAAGCTGCGAGCGACATCGCCATGATTGAACTGCCACCTACACACCCCATTCGCCTAGGCCTTGCTCTTAACTTCTCCGTATTTTACTATGAAATCCTCAACTCGCCTGACCGCGCCTGCAG GTTGGCGAAGGCTGCGTTCGATGACGCCATCGCAGAGCTGGACACGCTGAGTGAAGAAAGCTACAAGGACTCCACACTAATCATGCAGTTGTTACGCGACAACCTGACACTATGGACTTCAGACATGCAGGGAGATG GTGAAGAACAACAGAACAAAGAGGCACTGCAAGATGTGGAGGACGAGCCCCAGTAA
- the LOC109905504 gene encoding 14-3-3 protein epsilon-like isoform X3 yields the protein MGDRDELVYQAKLAEQAERYDEMVESMKRVAGLDVELTVEERNLLSVAYKNVIGARRASWRIISSIEQREENKGGEDKLKMIREYRQTVENELKSICNDILDVLDKHLIPAANTGESKVFYYKMKGDYHRYLAEFATGNDRKEAAENSLVAYKAASDIAMIELPPTHPIRLGLALNFSVFYYEILNSPDRACRLAKAAFDDAIAELDTLSEESYKDSTLIMQLLRDNLTLWTSDMQGDES from the exons AAATGGTGGAGTCCATGAAAAGAGTGGCCGGGTTGGATGTGGAACTAACAGTCGAGGAGCGAAACCTACTATCAGTGGCCTACAAAAATGTCATTGGGGCGAGGAGAGCATCATGGAGGATAATCAGCAGTATTGAACAAAGGGAAGAAAACAAGGGTGGAGAAGACAAATTGAAAATGATCCGGGAATACAGGCAAACA GTTGAGAACGAGCTGAAGTCAATCTGTAATGACATTTTGGATGTGCTGGACAAGCACCTTATTCCAGCTGCCAACACGGGAGAGTCCAAGGTCTTCTACTACAAAAT GAAAGGCGATTACCACAGGTATCTGGCTGAGTTTGCCACCGGGAACGACAGGAAGGAGGCTGCCGAGAACAGTTTGGTCGCCTACAAAGCTGCGAGCGACATCGCCATGATTGAACTGCCACCTACACACCCCATTCGCCTAGGCCTTGCTCTTAACTTCTCCGTATTTTACTATGAAATCCTCAACTCGCCTGACCGCGCCTGCAG GTTGGCGAAGGCTGCGTTCGATGACGCCATCGCAGAGCTGGACACGCTGAGTGAAGAAAGCTACAAGGACTCCACACTAATCATGCAGTTGTTACGCGACAACCTGACACTATGGACTTCAGACATGCAGGGAGATG AATCCTAA
- the LOC109905504 gene encoding 14-3-3 protein epsilon-like isoform X1, which translates to MGDRDELVYQAKLAEQAERYDEMVESMKRVAGLDVELTVEERNLLSVAYKNVIGARRASWRIISSIEQREENKGGEDKLKMIREYRQTVENELKSICNDILDVLDKHLIPAANTGESKVFYYKMKGDYHRYLAEFATGNDRKEAAENSLVAYKAASDIAMIELPPTHPIRLGLALNFSVFYYEILNSPDRACRLAKAAFDDAIAELDTLSEESYKDSTLIMQLLRDNLTLWTSDMQGDAGEEQQNKEALQDVEDEPQ; encoded by the exons AAATGGTGGAGTCCATGAAAAGAGTGGCCGGGTTGGATGTGGAACTAACAGTCGAGGAGCGAAACCTACTATCAGTGGCCTACAAAAATGTCATTGGGGCGAGGAGAGCATCATGGAGGATAATCAGCAGTATTGAACAAAGGGAAGAAAACAAGGGTGGAGAAGACAAATTGAAAATGATCCGGGAATACAGGCAAACA GTTGAGAACGAGCTGAAGTCAATCTGTAATGACATTTTGGATGTGCTGGACAAGCACCTTATTCCAGCTGCCAACACGGGAGAGTCCAAGGTCTTCTACTACAAAAT GAAAGGCGATTACCACAGGTATCTGGCTGAGTTTGCCACCGGGAACGACAGGAAGGAGGCTGCCGAGAACAGTTTGGTCGCCTACAAAGCTGCGAGCGACATCGCCATGATTGAACTGCCACCTACACACCCCATTCGCCTAGGCCTTGCTCTTAACTTCTCCGTATTTTACTATGAAATCCTCAACTCGCCTGACCGCGCCTGCAG GTTGGCGAAGGCTGCGTTCGATGACGCCATCGCAGAGCTGGACACGCTGAGTGAAGAAAGCTACAAGGACTCCACACTAATCATGCAGTTGTTACGCGACAACCTGACACTATGGACTTCAGACATGCAGGGAGATG CAGGTGAAGAACAACAGAACAAAGAGGCACTGCAAGATGTGGAGGACGAGCCCCAGTAA